One window of Nymphaea colorata isolate Beijing-Zhang1983 chromosome 11, ASM883128v2, whole genome shotgun sequence genomic DNA carries:
- the LOC116264959 gene encoding 7-dehydrocholesterol reductase: MGETKTVHSPLVTYASMLSLLTLCPPFVILIWYTMVHADGSLSIAFNYFKQNGLQGLISIWPKPTAVAWKIIACFAAFEAVLQLALPGERVEGPISPAGNRPVYKANGLLAYAVTMVAYVTIWWLGIFNPAIVYDHLGEIFSALIVGSFIFCILLYIKGHLAPSSTDSGSSGNLIIDFYWGMELYPRFGKSFDIKVFTNCRFGMMSWAVLAVTYCIKQYEENGQVADSMLVNTALMLIYVTKFFWWEPGYWNTMDIAHDRAGFYICWGCLVWVPSVYTSPGLYLVNHPVNLGLQLALFIFVAGVGSIFVNYDCDRQRQYFRKTGGKCLIWGKPPSKIEAFYHTTTGEKKSSLLLTSGWWGLSRHFHYVPEILAAFFWTLPALFNHCLPYFYVVFLTILLFDRAKRDDDRCANKYQKYWKQYCQKVPNRIVPGIY; this comes from the exons ATGGGGGAGACGAAGACCGTACATTCCCCTCTGGTCACCTATGCCTCGATGCTGTCGCTCCTCACCCTCTGTCCTCCCTTCGTCATCCTCAT ATGGTACACAATGGTCCATGCTGATGGGTCTCTCTCCATTGCATTCAATTACTTCAAGCAGAATGGCTTACAAGGACTCATTAGCATATGGCCAAAACCAACTGCAGTTGCCTGGAAAATAATTGCATGTTTTGCTGCCTTTGAAGCAGTGCTTCAATTGGCTCTTCCTGGTGAAAGAGTTGAAGGCCCAATATCTCCTGCTGGGAATCGACCTGTTTACAAG GCAAATGGCCTGTTGGCATATGCAGTTACAATGGTGGCATATGTTACTATTTGGTG GTTGGGCATATTTAACCCTGCTATCGTATATGATCATTTGGGTGAGATCTTCTCTGCGCTAATTGTTGGCAGTTTTATCTTTTGCATTTTATTATACATAAAG gggCATCTGGCACCATCTTCAACTGATTCTGGTTCATCAGGCAATCTAATAATTGATTTCTATTGG GGAATGGAGTTATACCCTCGATTTGGGAAAAGTTTTGATATTAAGGTGTTTACCAATTGCCGCTTTGGCATGATGTCTTGGGCAGTTCTTGCTGTGACTTACTGCATCAAACAG TATGAAGAGAACGGTCAAGTTGCTGATTCCATGCTTGTCAATACTGCATTGATGCTGATTTACGTGACTAAGTTCTTTTGGTGGGAACCTGGATATTGGAATACCATGGATATAGCACATGATCGAG CTGGATTTTACATCTGCTGGGGCTGCTTAGTATGGGTTCCATCTGTCTATACTTCCCCCGGATTGTACCTTGTCAACCATCCTGTGAACCTAGGCCTTCAG CTTGCACTTTTCATCTTTGTTGCTGGCGTTGGATCCATATTTGTCAATTATGATTGTGACAGGCAGAGGCAGTACTTTCGCAAAACTGGTGGGAAGTGTTTGATTTGGGGGAAGCCACCTTCAAAG ATAGAAGCATTTTATCATACCACAACTGGGGAAAAGAAATCCAGTCTGCTTTTGACCTCTGGCTG GTGGGGCTTATCTAGACACTTCCATTATGTGCCAGAGATATTAGCAGCGTTCTTCTGGACTTTGCCTGCTCTTTTCAATCAC TGCCTCCCTTACTTCTATGTGGTCTTTCTCACAATTCTCCTTTTTGATCGGGCCAAGAGAGATGATGATCGGTGTGCAAACAA GTACCAGAAATACTGGAAACAATACTGCCAAAAGGTTCCAAATAGAATCGTACCGGGAATATACTGA
- the LOC116264809 gene encoding uncharacterized protein LOC116264809, whose product MSAAHEEAALSTTNSDEGLSFNPCLSNLRGVKWRINLGILPSASSPIEDLRRAAANSRRRYADLRKDLLVDPYVAKTRSEADNLAVDNPLSQNPDSTWGRFFRNAELEKMLDQDLSRLYPEHGSYFQTPACQAMLRRILLLWCLKYQQTHYRQGMHELLAPLLYVLHVDVQHLVQLRKLHRNHFNDRFDCVSFTENFLGVDKKFLHGSSYLLTNRALQNGASDGLSGSSEKVSSLDEIDPDVRTVILACDAYGAEGELGILLSERFMEHDAYCMFDALMTGAGGMVAMADFFSTSPAIGSLMGLPPVLEASLSLYHLLSFVDSSLYFHLVDLGVEPQYFALRWLRVLFGREFLLKDLLIIWDAVFELPKEPLDCNEEDDFQFGIARSYSGKFISAFAVSMLLQLRSSLLGTENATSCLQRLLNFPPNVDVKGLVEKARSLQVLAFDTSISLPNSPSFYRSRSSNGRAHSLSSPLRVSGSLSPGTLVGLIPESYWERKWKTSVLQRSGVQRCNTSNLSPEDRLGKKQTAEPFANNLNNGKEDPREPIKRRSLGLEESDPRGVSGTGGSGPDLDEKKGREGRIKENNKEFACIVVDECLSGLPVSEDKFPIFSTSTASLGQDVENENSSEKSSTDAVLSDEIGDPDPSAVQESRASTSPQQPPDFNFTKATGKDGVSKADVLATSNLVTEKQPPFKDRKLFTKFQWFWKFGRNSDEGKTVKGDDAETKKTKAQVVHHSGSVSAERCPACSLPRSGTDDTEKNLRATLRNLGHSMTENIQVIESALQPERSHVGPVNMPKNSLGVKGQVTAIAALKELKKISNLLSEM is encoded by the exons atgTCTGCAGCACACGAAGAGGCCGCTCTATCGACCACCAATTCCGACGAGGGGTTGTCTTTTAATCCTTGTCTCTCTAACCTTAGAGGTGTCAAGTGGCGTATCAActtggggattttgccttccGCTTCTTCTCCCATTGAGGATCTTCGACGAGCTGCTGCCAATTCTCGAAGGAG GTATGCTGATTTGAGAAAAGACCTTCTTGTTGATCCATATGTTGCCAAAACTCGCTCTGAAGCTGATAATCTTGCCGTTGACAACCCATTATCACAGAATCCAG aTAGCACCTGGGGACGCTTTTTTAGAAATGCTGAGCTGGAGAAAATGTTGGATCAGGATTTATCAAGGCTGTATCCAGAGCATGGCAGTTACTTCCAGACCCCAGCTTGTCAGGCAATGCTGCGGCGGATATTGCTGCTTTGGTGTCTTAAGTACCAACAAACTCATTATAGACAAG GGATGCATGAACTTTTGGCACCTCTGTTGTATGTGCTTCATGTTGACGTACAACATTTGGTTCAATTAAGGAAGCTCCACAGGAACCATTTCAATGACAGGTTTGACTGTGTATCTTTCACGGAGAATTTTCTGGGAGTGGATAAGAAGTTCCTACATGGTAGTTCTTATCTTTTAACAAATCGAGCATTGCAAAATGGGGCTAGTGATGGTTTGTCAGGAAGTTCGGAAAAAGTTAGTAGTCTGGATGAGATTGATCCTGATGTGAGGACTGTCATATTAGCATGTGATGCATATGGTGCAGAAGGAGAGCTTGGAATTCTTTTGTCAGAAAGATTTATGGAACATGATGCTTATTGCATGTTTGATGCTTTAATGACTGGAGCAGGTGGTATGGTAGCCATGGCAGACTTTTTTTCTACTTCACCTGCCATTGGATCTCTGATGGGCTTGCCTCCAGTTCTTGAAGCATCTTTGTCATTGTACCACTTGTTGTCATTTGTTGACTCATCATTGTATTTTCATCTAGTGGATCTGGGTGTTGAACCTCAGTACTTTGCTTTGCGTTGGCTGCGTGTTCTATTTGGACGAGAATTCTTGCTTAAAGACCTGTTGATCATTTGGGATGCTGTATTTGAATTACCTAAAGAACCCCTTGATTGTAATGAAGAAGATGACTTTCAGTTTGGAATAGCAAGGTCTTATTCTGGAAAATTTATTTCAGCTTTCGCTGTTTCCATGCTTCTCCAACTGAGATCTTCATTGCTAGGCACTGAAAATGCCACTTCCTGTCTTCAGAGGCTGTTGAACTTCCCCCCAAATGTAGATGTCAAAGGACTGGTTGAAAAGGCAAGATCACTACAGGTTCTCGCTTTTGACACTAGTATTTCTTTGCCAAACTCACCTAGTTTTTACAGAAGCAGATCATCAAATGGAAGAGCCCATAGTTTATCTTCTCCTCTTAGAGTCTCAGGTTCACTCTCCCCCGGTACTTTGGTGGGTCTCATCCCAGAGAGCTACTGGGAACGTAAATGGAAAACCTCTGTTTTGCAAAGATCAGGTGTTCAAAGGTGCAACACAAGCAATCTTTCACCTGAAGATAGACTTGGAAAAAAACAGACTGCTGAGCCTTTTGCAAATAACTTGAACAATGGTAAAGAGGATCCTCGTGAGCCTATAAAGAGGAGATCATTAGGCTTGGAAGAGAGTGATCCACGGGGTGTTTCTGGGACTGGAGGCTCAGGTCCTGACTTGGATGAGAAAAAAGGTCGTGAAGGCCGGATTAAGGAGAACAATAAGGAATTTGCATGCATAGTTGTTGATGAATGCTTGAGCGGGCTTCCAGTTAGTGAAGATAAGTTTCCTATCTTCTCCACTTCCACTGCTTCTCTTGGTCAAGatgtagaaaatgaaaattcttCTGAAAAGAGCAGCACCGATGCAGTTTTATCTGATGAAATTGGTGATCCTGATCCTAGTGCTGTGCAGGAATCACGTGCTTCAACAAGCCCACAGCAACCTCCCGATTTTAACTTTACAAAAGCGACAGGAAAAGACGGTGTTTCTAAAGCAGATGTTCTGGCTACCAGCAACTTAGTTACCGAAAAACAACCGCCCTTCAAAGATCGCAAATTATTTACTAAATTCCAATGGTTCTGGAAGTTTGGACGAAATAGTGATGAGGGAAAGACTGTTAAAGGAGATGATGCTgagacaaagaaaacaaaggccCAAGTTGTGCACCACTCTGGTTCAGTAAGTGCAGAAAGGTGTCCCGCTTGCTCCCTACCTAGAAGTGGAACAGATGATACAGAGAAAAATTTGAGGGCCACTCTAAGAAATCTTGGACACTCTATGACTGAAAATATTCAG GTGATTGAATCTGCGTTGCAGCCTGAAAGGAGTCATGTTGGACCCGTGAACATGCCAAAAAACTCTCTTGGAGTGAAAGGGCAGGTCACAGCCATAGCAGCACTGAAAGAGCTGAAGAAAATCAGCAATCTCCTGTCTGAAATGTAA